One window from the genome of Paracoccus marcusii encodes:
- the tuf gene encoding elongation factor Tu translates to MAKAKFERNKPHVNIGTIGHVDHGKTTLTAAITKYFGEFRAYDQIDGAPEEKARGITISTAHVEYESETRHYAHVDCPGHADYVKNMITGAAQMDGAILVVNAADGPMPQTREHILLGRQVGIPYMVVYLNKVDQVDDEELLELVEMEVRELLSSYDYPGDDIPIIKGSALAAMEGRDNAIGEDSIRALIAAVDEYIPTPERAIDQPFLLPIEDVFSISGRGTVVTGRIERGAVNVGDELEIVGIRDTKKTTCTGVEMFRKLLDRGEAGDNVGVLLRGIDRDGVERGQVLVKPKSVTPHTQFEAEAYILTKEEGGRHTPFFANYRPQFYFRTTDVTGTVKLPEGTEMVMPGDNLKFEVELIAPIAMEEKLRFAIREGGRTVGAGVVSKIIK, encoded by the coding sequence ATGGCAAAGGCAAAGTTTGAACGGAACAAACCGCACGTCAACATCGGCACGATCGGCCACGTTGACCACGGCAAGACGACGCTGACGGCGGCCATCACGAAGTACTTCGGCGAATTCCGCGCCTATGACCAGATCGACGGCGCGCCCGAAGAGAAGGCCCGCGGGATCACGATCTCGACCGCGCACGTGGAATACGAATCCGAGACGCGCCACTATGCGCATGTCGACTGCCCGGGCCACGCCGACTACGTCAAGAACATGATCACCGGTGCCGCCCAGATGGACGGCGCGATCCTGGTCGTGAACGCCGCCGACGGCCCGATGCCCCAGACGCGCGAGCACATCCTGCTGGGTCGCCAGGTAGGCATCCCCTACATGGTCGTCTACCTGAACAAGGTCGACCAGGTGGATGACGAGGAACTGCTGGAACTGGTCGAGATGGAAGTCCGCGAGCTGCTGTCCTCCTACGACTATCCGGGCGACGACATCCCGATCATCAAGGGTTCGGCGCTGGCAGCCATGGAAGGCCGCGACAACGCCATCGGCGAGGATTCGATCCGCGCGCTGATCGCCGCCGTCGACGAGTACATCCCGACCCCCGAGCGTGCGATCGACCAGCCGTTCCTGCTGCCGATCGAGGACGTGTTCTCGATCTCGGGCCGCGGCACCGTGGTCACCGGCCGCATCGAGCGCGGCGCGGTCAACGTGGGCGACGAACTGGAGATCGTGGGCATCCGCGACACCAAGAAGACCACCTGCACGGGCGTCGAGATGTTCCGCAAGCTGCTGGACCGCGGCGAGGCCGGCGACAACGTGGGCGTCCTGCTGCGCGGCATCGACCGTGACGGCGTCGAGCGCGGCCAGGTCCTGGTCAAGCCGAAGTCGGTCACCCCGCACACCCAGTTCGAGGCCGAGGCCTACATCCTGACCAAGGAAGAGGGCGGCCGCCACACGCCGTTCTTCGCGAACTACCGCCCGCAGTTCTACTTCCGGACCACGGACGTCACGGGCACCGTCAAGCTGCCCGAGGGCACCGAGATGGTGATGCCCGGCGACAACCTGAAGTTCGAGGTCGAGCTGATCGCCCCGATCGCGATGGAAGAGAAGCTGCGCTTCGCCATCCGCGAAGGCGGCCGCACCGTCGGCGCAGGCGTCGTCTCCAAGATCATCAAGTGA
- a CDS encoding twin transmembrane helix small protein, with protein sequence MPDQSLFLVTILSVGVVIAILLTGIGGFAKGGDFNRKHGNRMMRWRLYAQAAALVILMLFLWLRSI encoded by the coding sequence ATGCCCGATCAATCCCTGTTCCTTGTCACGATCCTGTCCGTCGGGGTCGTCATCGCGATCCTGCTGACGGGGATCGGCGGCTTTGCCAAAGGCGGCGATTTCAACCGCAAGCATGGCAACCGCATGATGCGCTGGCGGCTGTATGCCCAGGCCGCCGCGCTGGTCATCCTGATGCTGTTTTTGTGGCTGAGGTCGATTTGA
- the rpsJ gene encoding 30S ribosomal protein S10, with amino-acid sequence MQSQNIRIRLKAFDYRVLDASTQEIVNTAKRTGATVRGPIPLPNKIEKFTVLRGPHIDKKSRDQWEIRTHKRLLDIVDPTPQTVDALMKLDLAAGVDVEIKV; translated from the coding sequence ATGCAAAGCCAGAATATCCGGATCCGGCTGAAGGCCTTTGATTACCGCGTGCTGGACGCCAGCACCCAGGAAATCGTCAACACGGCCAAGCGCACCGGCGCGACCGTCCGCGGCCCGATCCCGCTGCCGAACAAGATCGAGAAATTCACCGTCCTGCGCGGTCCGCACATCGACAAGAAGTCGCGCGATCAGTGGGAAATCCGCACGCACAAGCGTCTGCTGGACATCGTCGATCCGACCCCGCAGACCGTTGACGCCCTCATGAAGCTCGACCTCGCCGCCGGCGTGGACGTCGAGATCAAAGTCTGA
- the rplD gene encoding 50S ribosomal protein L4 yields MKLDVIKLDSGAAGSIDLADDIFGLEPRGDILQRVVRWQRAKAQAGTHSVLGKSDVSYSTKKIYRQKGTGGARHGSRKAPTFRHGGVYKGPTPRSHAFDLPKKVRALGLRHALSAKATAGELVIIEDLNLADAKTAAVAKAVRENGWKRVLVIDGAEVNENFARAARNIEGVDILPSMGANVYDILKRDTLVITRAGVEALEARLK; encoded by the coding sequence ATGAAACTTGATGTGATCAAGCTGGATTCCGGCGCAGCCGGGTCGATCGATCTGGCCGACGACATCTTCGGGCTGGAGCCGCGCGGCGACATCCTGCAGCGCGTCGTGCGTTGGCAGCGCGCCAAGGCACAGGCCGGCACCCACTCGGTGCTGGGCAAGTCGGACGTCAGCTACTCGACCAAGAAGATCTATCGCCAGAAGGGCACCGGCGGCGCACGCCACGGCTCCCGCAAGGCGCCGACCTTCCGTCATGGCGGCGTCTACAAGGGTCCGACCCCGCGGTCGCACGCTTTCGATCTGCCCAAGAAGGTCCGTGCCCTGGGTCTGCGTCACGCGCTGTCGGCGAAGGCCACCGCGGGTGAACTGGTCATCATCGAGGATCTGAACCTCGCTGATGCCAAGACCGCAGCCGTCGCCAAGGCCGTCCGTGAGAACGGCTGGAAGCGCGTGCTTGTGATCGACGGTGCCGAAGTGAACGAGAACTTCGCCCGTGCCGCCCGCAACATCGAAGGCGTGGACATCCTGCCGTCGATGGGTGCCAACGTGTATGACATCCTCAAGCGTGATACCCTGGTCATCACGCGCGCCGGTGTCGAAGCTCTGGAGGCTCGTCTGAAATGA
- a CDS encoding SH3 domain-containing protein, producing the protein MIRLGLLMLVTLLGVFMTLDRFGQGDLRTERRPEPATRASAATDAGAPSLTAPAAGTLPATPSVDIVPAASQTPERTQRFPGPPLEPSPEYAGATPEAAQVVPVDGPVLYVTADRVNMRAGAGTDNPVVASLTGGSAVQALGPTGGDWVQVQTAEGQQGFVSAQFLTSDAP; encoded by the coding sequence ATGATCAGGCTGGGACTGCTGATGCTGGTGACGCTGCTGGGCGTGTTCATGACGCTGGACCGGTTCGGCCAGGGCGACCTGCGGACCGAACGCAGGCCGGAACCGGCAACGCGGGCCAGCGCCGCGACCGATGCAGGCGCGCCGTCGCTGACCGCCCCGGCGGCTGGCACCCTGCCCGCGACGCCGTCGGTCGACATAGTCCCCGCCGCCAGCCAGACCCCGGAACGCACGCAGCGCTTTCCCGGTCCGCCGTTGGAGCCGTCGCCCGAATATGCGGGGGCCACACCGGAGGCCGCGCAGGTGGTGCCGGTGGATGGGCCGGTGCTGTATGTCACGGCCGACCGGGTGAACATGCGCGCAGGCGCGGGCACCGACAATCCGGTCGTGGCCAGCCTGACCGGCGGATCGGCGGTGCAGGCCTTGGGACCGACGGGCGGCGATTGGGTGCAGGTGCAGACGGCCGAAGGTCAGCAGGGATTCGTCTCGGCCCAGTTCCTGACGTCCGACGCACCATGA
- a CDS encoding SDR family oxidoreductase encodes MSDTPARPPFRSGAIAEPRLPVPDFPAQEQPFPGLAQKMDPLPDHGETSYRGAGRLSGKRALITGGDSGIGAAAAIAFAREGADVAICYLPDEQADADAVISLIEAEGRVAVAVPGDLRDEGFCKEMVESAVSQLGGLDILVNNAGRQQFCEKLEDLTTEDFDATMKTNIYAPFWVTRAALPHMDAGASIIITSSVQAFSGSAHLFDYAQSKAANVAFAQSLAKQLAPRGIRVNAVCPGPYWTALQISGGQPTDKAKEHGASQPLGRPGQPVEIAPIYVLLASDEASYITGEYFGSVGGGGL; translated from the coding sequence ATGTCCGACACCCCCGCCCGTCCCCCGTTCCGCAGTGGCGCCATCGCCGAGCCGCGCCTTCCCGTCCCCGATTTCCCGGCGCAGGAACAGCCCTTTCCCGGCCTGGCCCAGAAGATGGACCCCCTGCCCGACCATGGCGAGACCAGCTATCGCGGCGCAGGTCGCCTATCGGGCAAGCGCGCCCTGATCACCGGCGGCGACAGCGGCATCGGCGCCGCGGCAGCGATCGCCTTTGCCCGCGAGGGTGCGGACGTCGCCATCTGCTATCTGCCCGACGAACAGGCCGATGCCGACGCGGTCATCTCGCTGATCGAGGCGGAGGGCCGCGTGGCCGTCGCCGTTCCGGGCGACCTGCGCGACGAGGGTTTCTGCAAGGAGATGGTCGAGAGCGCCGTGTCCCAGCTGGGCGGGCTGGACATCCTGGTCAACAATGCCGGTCGCCAGCAGTTCTGCGAAAAGCTGGAGGACCTGACGACCGAGGATTTCGACGCCACGATGAAGACCAACATCTATGCGCCCTTCTGGGTGACGCGGGCCGCGCTGCCCCACATGGATGCGGGCGCATCGATCATCATCACCTCTTCGGTGCAGGCGTTCTCGGGGTCGGCGCATCTGTTCGACTATGCGCAGTCCAAGGCCGCGAACGTGGCATTCGCGCAGTCGCTGGCGAAACAGCTGGCCCCGCGCGGCATCCGCGTGAATGCGGTCTGCCCCGGCCCCTACTGGACCGCGCTGCAGATCAGCGGCGGCCAGCCGACCGACAAGGCAAAGGAACATGGCGCAAGCCAACCCTTGGGTCGCCCCGGGCAGCCGGTCGAGATCGCGCCGATCTATGTGCTGCTGGCCTCGGACGAGGCCAGCTACATCACCGGCGAATATTTCGGGTCCGTCGGCGGCGGCGGGCTCTGA
- a CDS encoding cob(I)yrinic acid a,c-diamide adenosyltransferase, with product MVVLNKIYTRTGDKGDTALSDGSRVAKHDPRVEAYGTVDELNATLGLCRQHATGDLAERIAVIQNDLFDLGADLSRPNMAADDQAGYPVLRIIDAQIDRLEAEIDAMNANIAPLRSFILPGGSALAAHLHLSRTVARRAERRATELLAGGDVNASAIRYLNRLSDWLFVAGRVANNDGADDILWVPGASR from the coding sequence ATGGTCGTTCTGAACAAGATCTATACCCGCACCGGCGACAAGGGCGACACCGCCCTGTCCGACGGCAGCCGCGTGGCCAAGCACGACCCCCGTGTCGAAGCGTACGGCACCGTCGACGAACTGAACGCGACCCTGGGCCTGTGCCGCCAGCATGCGACGGGCGATCTGGCCGAACGCATCGCCGTGATCCAGAACGACCTGTTCGACCTGGGCGCCGACCTGTCGCGCCCGAACATGGCCGCGGACGATCAGGCGGGCTATCCGGTCCTGCGCATCATCGACGCCCAGATCGACCGCCTCGAGGCCGAGATCGACGCGATGAACGCCAACATCGCGCCGCTGCGCAGCTTCATCCTGCCCGGTGGCAGCGCGCTGGCTGCGCATCTGCACCTGTCGCGGACGGTGGCGCGCCGGGCGGAACGCCGCGCCACCGAACTGCTGGCGGGGGGCGACGTGAACGCCAGTGCGATCCGCTATCTGAACCGGCTGTCGGACTGGTTGTTCGTCGCGGGCCGCGTGGCCAACAACGACGGCGCGGACGATATCCTGTGGGTGCCGGGCGCCAGCCGCTGA
- the parC gene encoding DNA topoisomerase IV subunit A encodes MADDLIPQPEQGTSSEPLSRAIGERYLTYALSTIMHRALPDARDGLKPVHRRILYAMRELRLAPNGAFRKSAKITGDVMGNYHPHGDAAIYDAMARLAQDFAMRYPLVDGQGNFGNIDGDNPAAARYTEARLAATSEALMDGLAEDSVDFRPNYDGTLSEPVVLPSAFPNLLANGASGIAVGMATNIPPHNLHEVVDACLHLIKTPDARDDTLATLIKGPDFPTGGVLVESAGSIAETYRTGRGAFRLRARWTQEDLGRGLWQIVVTEIPYQVQKSKLIERLAELIQTRKIPIFADVRDESAEDVRIVIEPRARTVDPEQLMGALFRASDLEIRFNLNMNVLIDGRVPKVCSLKEVLRAFLDHRRDVLVRRAAYRLDKIASRLEVLEGYLVAYLNLDRVIEIIRTEDEPKAVMMAEFGLNDVQVEAILNMRLRALRKLEEIELRAERDALLTEREGLQAMLDSEAAQWARIADQLKEVRNLFGKSRPEGQRRTTISEATEMPVIDLEAMIEREPVTVVLSKMGWIRTLKGHQPLDAELKFKDGDGPGQALHAETTDKLMIFASNGRFYTLPVNTLPGGRGMGEPLRLMVDLPNEAQVIAMFPWREGAKYLVASRAGDGFIVGAGDILAQTKTGKQVLNGDALLCRPVSGDHVAVIGENRKMLVFPLAELPEMARGKGVRLQRFGKGGGLVKADELVDAICLTLAQGLSWPMTGGKTRTEPDLTEWLGKRGSAGRMAPRGFPRDNRFA; translated from the coding sequence ATGGCCGACGATCTGATCCCCCAGCCCGAACAGGGCACCTCTTCCGAACCCCTCAGCCGTGCGATCGGCGAGCGGTACCTGACCTATGCGCTGTCCACGATCATGCACCGCGCGCTGCCCGATGCCCGCGACGGGCTGAAGCCGGTGCACCGCCGCATCCTCTATGCGATGCGCGAACTGCGCCTGGCGCCCAACGGGGCGTTCCGAAAGTCGGCCAAGATCACCGGCGACGTGATGGGCAACTATCACCCGCATGGCGACGCCGCGATCTATGACGCGATGGCCCGCCTGGCCCAGGATTTCGCCATGCGCTATCCGCTGGTGGACGGGCAGGGGAACTTTGGCAACATCGACGGTGACAACCCTGCCGCCGCGCGATACACCGAGGCCCGCCTGGCCGCGACGTCAGAGGCGCTGATGGATGGCCTGGCCGAGGATTCGGTCGATTTCCGCCCCAACTATGACGGCACGCTGAGCGAGCCGGTCGTGCTGCCCTCGGCCTTTCCGAACCTGCTGGCCAACGGTGCGTCGGGGATCGCGGTTGGCATGGCAACCAACATCCCCCCCCACAACCTGCACGAGGTCGTGGACGCCTGCCTGCATCTGATCAAGACGCCCGACGCGCGCGACGACACGCTGGCGACCCTGATCAAAGGGCCCGATTTCCCGACCGGCGGCGTGCTGGTCGAATCGGCGGGCAGCATCGCCGAGACCTATCGCACCGGGCGCGGCGCGTTCCGCCTGCGCGCGCGCTGGACGCAGGAGGATCTGGGCCGCGGGCTGTGGCAGATCGTCGTCACCGAGATTCCCTATCAGGTGCAGAAATCCAAGCTGATCGAACGGCTGGCCGAACTGATCCAGACGCGCAAGATTCCGATCTTTGCCGATGTGCGCGACGAATCCGCCGAGGACGTGCGCATCGTCATCGAACCGCGTGCCCGCACCGTCGACCCCGAACAGCTGATGGGCGCGCTGTTCCGCGCCAGCGACCTGGAGATCCGGTTCAACCTGAACATGAACGTGCTGATCGACGGCCGCGTGCCCAAGGTCTGCTCGCTCAAGGAGGTTCTGCGCGCGTTCCTGGACCACCGCCGCGACGTTCTTGTGCGCCGCGCGGCCTATCGTCTGGACAAGATCGCGTCGCGCCTGGAGGTGCTGGAAGGCTATCTGGTCGCCTATCTGAACCTGGACCGCGTGATCGAGATCATTCGGACCGAAGACGAGCCCAAGGCCGTGATGATGGCAGAGTTCGGCCTGAACGACGTGCAGGTCGAGGCGATCCTGAACATGCGCCTGCGCGCCCTGCGCAAGCTAGAGGAGATCGAGCTGCGCGCCGAACGCGACGCCCTGTTGACCGAACGCGAGGGGCTTCAGGCGATGCTGGACAGCGAGGCCGCGCAATGGGCGCGCATCGCGGACCAGCTGAAGGAGGTGCGCAACCTGTTCGGCAAGTCGCGCCCCGAGGGTCAGCGCCGCACCACAATCAGCGAGGCCACCGAGATGCCCGTGATCGACCTGGAGGCCATGATCGAGCGTGAGCCGGTGACCGTGGTCCTGTCGAAGATGGGCTGGATCCGCACCCTGAAGGGCCACCAGCCGCTGGACGCCGAACTGAAGTTCAAGGACGGCGACGGCCCCGGTCAGGCGCTGCATGCCGAGACGACTGACAAGCTGATGATATTCGCGTCGAACGGGCGGTTCTACACCCTTCCGGTCAACACGCTGCCCGGCGGGCGCGGGATGGGAGAACCCTTGCGCCTGATGGTCGATCTGCCCAACGAGGCGCAGGTCATCGCCATGTTCCCGTGGCGCGAGGGGGCGAAGTATCTGGTCGCATCACGGGCAGGCGACGGGTTCATCGTGGGCGCGGGGGACATCCTGGCTCAGACCAAGACCGGGAAGCAGGTCCTGAATGGCGACGCGCTGCTGTGTCGTCCGGTATCGGGCGACCACGTCGCCGTCATCGGCGAAAACCGAAAGATGCTGGTCTTTCCCTTGGCCGAACTGCCCGAGATGGCACGCGGCAAGGGCGTGCGGCTGCAGCGTTTTGGCAAGGGCGGTGGGCTGGTCAAGGCGGATGAGCTGGTCGATGCGATCTGCCTGACGCTGGCGCAGGGCCTGTCCTGGCCCATGACCGGCGGCAAGACCCGGACCGAACCGGACCTGACCGAATGGCTGGGCAAGCGGGGCAGTGCCGGCCGAATGGCGCCGCGCGGTTTCCCGCGCGACAACCGCTTTGCCTGA
- the rplC gene encoding 50S ribosomal protein L3 — protein MLRTGIIAKKLGMTRLFLEDGRQVPVTVLQLDGLQVIAQRTAATDGYTAVQLGAGEAKAKRTTAAMRGHFAKASVAPKRKIVEFRVAEENLINVGEEITADHYFSGQYVDIAGISIGKGFAGAMKRHNFGGLRASHGVSVSHRSHGSTGQCQDPGKVFKGKKMAGHLGAVRVTTQNLQVVRTDSERGLIMVKGSVPGSKGGWVTVKDAVKKATPENLIYPAALRSAAREAARLAEEAAAAAAAEEEAAREEAARLAAEQEAAALAEAEASIKSDKDAADPNAEEPASNDDAPEGDK, from the coding sequence ATGTTGCGTACTGGTATCATCGCCAAGAAACTGGGCATGACCCGTCTGTTCCTCGAGGACGGCCGTCAGGTTCCCGTCACCGTCCTGCAACTGGACGGCCTGCAGGTCATCGCACAGCGCACCGCCGCGACCGATGGCTATACCGCCGTCCAGCTGGGCGCCGGCGAAGCGAAAGCAAAGCGCACGACCGCAGCGATGCGCGGTCACTTTGCCAAGGCCTCGGTCGCGCCCAAGCGCAAGATCGTGGAATTCCGCGTGGCGGAAGAGAACCTGATCAACGTCGGTGAGGAGATCACGGCTGACCACTACTTCTCGGGTCAGTATGTGGACATCGCCGGCATCTCGATCGGTAAGGGCTTTGCTGGCGCCATGAAGCGCCACAACTTCGGCGGTCTGCGCGCGTCGCACGGCGTGTCCGTCAGCCACCGTTCGCACGGTTCGACCGGCCAGTGCCAGGACCCCGGCAAGGTGTTCAAGGGCAAGAAGATGGCAGGTCACCTGGGTGCCGTCCGCGTCACCACGCAGAACCTGCAGGTCGTCCGCACGGATTCCGAGCGCGGCCTGATCATGGTCAAGGGCTCGGTTCCGGGCTCGAAGGGTGGCTGGGTCACCGTCAAGGACGCCGTCAAGAAGGCGACGCCCGAGAACCTGATCTATCCGGCCGCCCTGCGGTCCGCCGCCCGCGAAGCCGCGCGTCTGGCTGAAGAAGCCGCCGCCGCCGCCGCCGCCGAGGAAGAAGCCGCCCGCGAGGAGGCCGCCCGTCTGGCCGCCGAGCAGGAAGCCGCCGCCCTGGCCGAGGCCGAAGCCTCGATCAAGTCGGACAAGGACGCTGCCGATCCCAACGCGGAAGAGCCGGCCTCCAATGACGACGCGCCGGAAGGAGACAAGTGA
- a CDS encoding SDR family NAD(P)-dependent oxidoreductase — MRRVLITGCSSGIGLDAARHLQAQGWQVVATCRTPTDIAARQAEGMECLPLDLASEDSVAACAEAALAGGPIDALINNAAFALPGAVEDMPRGALRAIFEVNLLGTHDLTTRLIPHFRDRGAGRIVTISSVLGLVGIPWRGPYVATKFALEGLTDVLRLEMHGTGIHVTLIEPGPITSRIRENAIPHFERWVNWQASPRADQYRASLLKRLYEPSGKDRFELPPRAVSDRILTALTAANPAPRYYVTAPTRISGVARRVLPTRALDWFARRN; from the coding sequence ATGAGGCGCGTGCTGATCACCGGCTGTTCGTCGGGCATCGGCCTGGACGCCGCGCGCCACCTGCAGGCGCAGGGCTGGCAGGTCGTGGCCACCTGCCGCACCCCGACGGACATCGCCGCCCGGCAGGCCGAAGGGATGGAGTGCCTGCCCCTGGACCTTGCGTCCGAGGACAGCGTCGCCGCCTGCGCCGAGGCCGCGCTGGCCGGCGGTCCGATCGACGCGCTGATCAACAACGCGGCGTTCGCCCTGCCCGGCGCGGTCGAGGACATGCCCCGCGGCGCCCTGCGCGCCATCTTCGAGGTCAATTTGCTTGGCACGCATGACCTGACCACCCGGTTGATCCCGCATTTCCGCGACCGCGGTGCGGGGCGGATCGTCACCATCAGTTCGGTCCTGGGGCTGGTCGGCATCCCGTGGCGCGGCCCCTATGTGGCCACGAAATTCGCGCTGGAGGGGCTGACCGACGTGCTGCGCCTCGAGATGCACGGCACCGGCATCCACGTCACCCTGATCGAGCCGGGGCCCATCACCAGCCGCATTCGCGAAAACGCCATCCCGCATTTCGAGCGGTGGGTGAACTGGCAGGCCAGCCCGCGCGCCGACCAGTACCGCGCCAGCCTGCTCAAGCGTCTCTATGAGCCCTCGGGCAAGGACCGGTTCGAGCTGCCGCCGCGCGCGGTCAGCGACCGCATCCTGACCGCGCTGACGGCGGCGAATCCCGCCCCGCGCTACTATGTCACGGCGCCGACGCGCATTTCCGGGGTCGCGCGGCGGGTTCTGCCGACCCGCGCTCTGGACTGGTTTGCGCGGCGCAACTAG
- a CDS encoding DUF533 domain-containing protein, with the protein MSLMRSLSKVAAGVMLAKGIGTMMNNQHGGRPGQRKASGGLLDNLLGNNTGGTSGGSLNQMLGRALGGGTGTGSGSLGGLLDKLGGQRGGSSMGSGSLGGMLGGLLGGAAAGGAAGHLATKGSQEKNNATFGALFDDALAHDGEPQVAPTPEQNAIAGLMLRAMIQAAKSDGHVDDTERQRLLGHLGDDLDDDERQFIRDQMAAPVDAAGLAREVPEGMERQVYLMSLLAIDFDSEAEARYLNDLATAMKLDRATVNAVHAEAGVMPLYNGA; encoded by the coding sequence ATGAGCCTGATGAGAAGCCTGTCCAAGGTCGCCGCCGGCGTGATGCTGGCCAAGGGGATCGGCACGATGATGAACAACCAGCATGGCGGGCGTCCCGGCCAGCGCAAGGCCAGCGGCGGCCTGCTGGACAACCTGCTGGGCAACAACACCGGCGGTACGTCGGGCGGCAGCCTGAACCAGATGCTGGGCCGTGCCCTTGGCGGCGGCACCGGGACGGGCAGCGGTTCGCTTGGCGGCCTGCTGGACAAGCTGGGCGGCCAGCGCGGCGGCAGCAGCATGGGTAGCGGCAGCCTGGGCGGAATGCTAGGCGGCCTTCTGGGCGGCGCGGCCGCGGGCGGTGCGGCGGGCCACCTGGCCACGAAGGGATCGCAGGAAAAGAACAATGCCACCTTTGGTGCGCTGTTCGACGATGCGCTGGCCCATGACGGCGAACCGCAGGTCGCGCCCACGCCGGAACAGAATGCCATCGCCGGGCTGATGCTGCGCGCGATGATCCAGGCGGCCAAGTCCGACGGCCATGTCGACGACACCGAACGCCAGCGCCTGCTGGGTCATCTGGGCGACGATCTGGACGATGACGAACGCCAGTTCATCCGCGACCAGATGGCCGCGCCCGTCGACGCGGCGGGCCTTGCCCGCGAGGTCCCCGAAGGGATGGAGCGTCAGGTCTATCTGATGTCGCTGCTGGCGATCGACTTCGACAGCGAGGCCGAGGCCCGCTATCTGAATGACCTGGCAACCGCGATGAAGCTGGACCGCGCCACCGTCAACGCCGTCCATGCCGAGGCGGGCGTGATGCCGCTTTACAACGGCGCCTGA
- a CDS encoding electron transfer flavoprotein subunit beta/FixA family protein — translation MKVLVPVKRVIDYNVKARVKADGSGVDLANVKMSMNPFDEIAVEEAIRLKEKGAATEIVAVSIGVKQAAETLRTALAMGADRAILVVAADDVHQDIEPLAVAKILKAIVDAEKPQLVIAGKQAIDNDMNATGQMLSALLGWSQATFASKLEIAGDAAHVTREVDGGLQTIEVKLPAIVTADLRLNEPRYASLPNIMKAKKKPLEEKTAADYGVDVTPRLTVVKTREPEGRKAGIKVGSVDELVSKLKEAGIV, via the coding sequence ATGAAAGTCCTCGTGCCAGTCAAGCGCGTGATCGACTATAACGTGAAGGCCCGCGTGAAGGCGGACGGATCGGGTGTCGATCTGGCCAACGTGAAGATGTCGATGAACCCCTTCGACGAGATCGCCGTCGAAGAAGCCATCCGCCTGAAGGAAAAGGGCGCGGCCACCGAGATCGTGGCCGTCAGCATCGGCGTCAAGCAGGCTGCCGAAACCCTGCGCACTGCGCTGGCCATGGGGGCGGACCGCGCCATCCTGGTCGTCGCCGCCGATGACGTGCATCAGGACATCGAACCGCTGGCCGTCGCCAAGATCCTCAAGGCGATCGTCGATGCCGAAAAGCCGCAGCTGGTCATCGCCGGCAAGCAGGCGATCGACAACGACATGAACGCGACCGGCCAGATGCTGTCGGCCCTGCTGGGCTGGAGCCAGGCGACCTTTGCCAGCAAGCTGGAGATCGCGGGCGACGCGGCCCATGTCACCCGCGAGGTCGACGGCGGCCTGCAAACCATCGAGGTCAAGCTGCCCGCCATCGTGACCGCCGACCTGCGCCTGAACGAGCCGCGCTATGCGTCGCTGCCCAACATCATGAAGGCCAAGAAGAAGCCGCTGGAGGAGAAGACCGCCGCCGATTACGGCGTCGACGTCACCCCACGCCTGACCGTGGTCAAGACCCGCGAACCCGAGGGCCGCAAGGCCGGGATCAAGGTCGGATCGGTCGACGAACTTGTGTCGAAACTCAAAGAAGCGGGGATCGTGTGA
- a CDS encoding 50S ribosomal protein L23 — protein MSAKAEHYDVIVKPIITEKATMTSENNGVVFQVAKDSNKPQIKQAVEALFGVKVKAVNTTITKGKQKRFRGQLGRRSDVKKAYVTLEAGSTIDVSTGL, from the coding sequence ATGAGCGCGAAAGCAGAACATTACGACGTGATCGTCAAGCCGATCATCACCGAGAAGGCCACCATGACGTCCGAGAACAACGGCGTCGTGTTTCAGGTCGCCAAGGACTCGAACAAGCCGCAGATCAAGCAGGCCGTCGAGGCCCTGTTCGGCGTCAAGGTGAAGGCGGTCAACACTACCATCACCAAGGGCAAGCAGAAGCGCTTCCGCGGCCAGCTGGGTCGTCGCAGCGACGTCAAAAAGGCCTATGTGACGCTGGAAGCCGGCAGCACCATCGACGTTTCGACCGGTCTCTGA